Part of the Pieris rapae chromosome 14, ilPieRapa1.1, whole genome shotgun sequence genome is shown below.
aacaaataaaatatcgatcCATGCTATGGTTCCATGTAACCGAGTAagataattcaaaatttattattccgTCGTTGTGCGTGTATGTGCAGTAATCTGTCAAGTGTTAACTGTCACTTGTGTCAGTATCAGTCATAAATTGCCAAGCCAGGCCGTTTCATACAGCTCACAGCTGTTACTTTATTACTTGTTTTACTCCTTTACGCACTTCAccgaaataattttacttaatcgcttaatttaattacatacgcAAAACTAGAGGGTAAAGCAATATTAGACTAATTTTGTCTATTTACGAATTGCTTAAAGATGCCTGCGGatcaaatacaatattcaGAAAGGTATAGCGATGACGTCTATGAATATAGGTAAGCATGcataaaatttatcttagaatttaaatagaaaaaaacgattttatagCTTTACTTCCTTATGACCCCTTATTTTTATCACCACTATATTCAGCAACCCAGGGCAATATAATAGTTGTATAATAATGGTATTTCTGTGCATGTAAAGTGCCAGCAATATGGtcattaaagaaaatgttatatgcCTTTAAggagtaattatttattccgtACTGCTAcagcttattttaattatatacagaacccaaaaatatagccaacattattatatgtaacaaatattttcagaCATGTCATCTTACCACAAGATATTGCTCGTCTAGTTCCTAAATCTCATTTGATGACGGAGACTGAATGGAGAAACCTAGGTGTACAACAAAGTCCTGGTTGGCTTCACTTCATGGTACACAGTCCAGAACCCCATGTTTTGTTGTTTAGAAGACCAAGAACTGATGTTCCTACTCCAGTGAACAATTTAGAATCTAGTTCAAATTCAACTGTTAAGGTGTGATAAGATATTGCCGTTAACTATGCAAAtgctaataaaaaatcttgtatGACTATTTGCAGGGATATCATTATGCTTTATGGTTATATTAGTCAAGCTTAATACACATACAGGTAAGGGCATTGTTTATAAACCTCAAagtgcaaataatattattaattattatagtaaaaaataaaataagcagatatttattttaatatatggcTTTAATTTTCTGTTTAGATTGGTTGAAACTTCATCAAATATGTCCCAGTAAAAAAAGCTAAagccaaatatttataaaaatgtaaatcttagtaaaaaaatttgcTAATAGTTGTTATATATTACCATATATGAACAAATAATGGTAGCTAATAAAagcaatagaaaatatatttgtatatctcaTGTTGGTTGTTTGATAATGTTATAAGATATGTAACAAGAATttgtaaagttattataacCTGTTACAAAAAAAGTTCCTGGGGGCTTTTGTGTGAATTGCGTAGCAAAGAATTATTACCAACataaatgtaacattaatttgtttgGTCATTCATGCTCATTTTGAGCTGGTAACACATGACTGATAAAGTGCTGTAAACAtagttctaataaaattatttataaatataatatgtatctgCTAAAACAGTGGAATAGAAATCTGTTACCTCTTTCTACAAAAAAtccttattaaagtaaaatctgaatatgttaatgtttcaGGTATGACTATGTAGTGATACGGTTCATTGGTTACTATAGTGAAGTACAGTCCAATAATAACTACCAAAGTTCACGGTACAGCCTAGTTAGGTTCtcttataaatgtattgtCTAATGAAGCAGTGTATTATGCCgagtaaataacaatatattgtgtctgtaacaatattttcttttggaCATTGTTGATGAATAGCTATTTTTTTTGCATGAAGACAGGAAGAAACAAAAAGGTGGAATGTACACTAAGgtctgaaattaaaacaaatatcactATGCAGAATGTTTATTTGGATTTAACatctaaaacattataaacacagtaaaatatacaaataaatgccAAAGTTACTTCATAATATAGTTGCCAAAgagataaacataattaataacgCAAGAGGAAACTATTTGTCCtatgttaaacaaatataataaaattattaacaatatattaatagttaaaatatttttcgtttgttaagtaataataataattgtgctTTTCGTTTtcttaaaatctatattagccaaaaattattaaactttccTAAAATGGAACGGAAATTTCATAGTTgatgtttcaaataataagCTGCCATATAGGCATCATCTTTAATGACATTAAAGAAGCTCAAGTGTTAATGAATACCTGAAGGTAACATGTTAATAATTAGGATATAAGagatattttttctctttatatacatgaagagacaaaatattcaatattcatGTTCATTAAGTTCTTGAAGTTGAGCTCAAATTAATGTGTACATTACATTAAtgccattaaaataatagaacaaatattaataaaatcaaaatgataTGGTTAAATCGGAAGTCCTTAttgtaaattagttttaacagTCACTTAACATTCGTATAAAAGTCATCTCTCCAATATAATCTTATCTAAAAAGGTAGGCGTCATCTTAAATATAGACACACGTTATAAAATGTCAAAGTGGCCACATTCAGTAACACTAGGAAGTACGAAGGAAGATCGTGCCTTTGTTATAGTGAAGTATTTGATTACACGGTTCCTTTGTCTCTACGAAGAGTTCTACTGTCTGACCGCGAAAGGCGAAAGAATACCACTAATTTATAGAAGCtggattattaatatttcatcatctaacgatacatattttttcgATAACTCGATATATGATAACATACAATTGCGCATAAACAACATGCTTCATATTCATTTGGCTACCTCTAAAACTACTGCAAAAACTTTTAACGAATTCATTAACTACAGCCACGCATTCGTTGGCATAATATTGTACGTTGAAACTGTTCTTTACTAACTTTAACAATACACTTTCCACTAAAACGTAGGCCCTCTCGACTGGCGAAGTTACCTTCACCGATGCGGTTAAAATGTCTCAAAATTGGTTAAAGCTAAAATTGTGATTATATTAAAGCTCAGCTCTCATGTAAACGACGTCAAACTTCGCGCCAAAGACGATGTCAAGTGTCAACAACGTGACATGCCGTTTTACGCGATATTTCATAAACGCGCTAAATACAGCAAAAATGATATGGCAATTTACAAGAAGTGATATGATTATACAATGGATATTGTACTAATAGATATGTACTTAaacgataaatttattttttaccaagTGAAAAATTtggtacaattttaaaagtataaatgcTCATTACAAATGTCTTTTTAGATAATAGCAATCGCTCTGGCAGCGCTACCGATAACAGCATAGGTACTTGGGGAAAACTGAAGGGTAAAATGGAAAGTAATATGACTCAATCACGATACGTACTGCAACAAAGGAATGcccttatttatacaataagcGTTGCATACAACTATCGTCTGTGAACCCCAGCTACCAGCAAATAATCAGTATATCTGATTACCTCGTGACTATTTGGTTAAGGCTGTGCCCACAACCATAACCCACAGGCTCGTCTGATAGCTCTATACAGTGTGTCTCTTTccattgaataataaaacagaaaaagcATTGTACAGAATCACCAGTATTTGTGTTAAAGCTCGGTTCGATAAGTGAAAATGATAAAGCTTTTGTATAATAAGGTGTAAAGGTTTAGCTTGTGCAGGTTAGTGATGAGTCGAAAATTAGTAGGAATAAAGTAAGTCAAATTTAGTTCTAGTGTCTTTGGTCCAAGATTCGGTTGAGATGCCAGAGCGACTGTTATGCACCTTGGCGCGTTTTCATGAAATTATTCTTTTTCCTCTGGTTTTCCGTTGGTGTATCGGGGAGGCGCATGGGAGTTCTGATTTTGTTGATCCTCCGCCATCACCGATACTAATTCTTCGACTGCTTTGCCAAGGTCatctgaaaataaagaaaatttattgatttaagttTACTATTAAATACGCCCTAGCTCCATAAGGCCAAACCTGTGGGTGATCTCTAAATACGAATAGGAACAGTCGACGGTAGAAAAAGTCTGATAACAAGTTAACTGTACAATCaagattttgttattatacatatatgtcgTTCGGTCAAGATGCACTGGTATCTTGTTAGATCTACCTACTAAAATAGTTTCTTAATACTTGCATTATCCTTTTTAGAcagaataaaactaaaaaatgcacattatactttattattacctCAAGGTATGCGTCCTGTTTAGCAGCAGAAACAAAATTctgtattattatagatattctCAAAGACAGGTAAAACGTGTTATTCATGCAATCAAAAATACTAgtcaaattacaataataattccgCCAAACAAACGACAATGTGACCAAAATAAAGCAATGCTATCTATAAAAGCGAAAAAAAAACCTCTATAAATTCACAACAACTAATCACAAATAATTTGCTCGGCATGTCGcgtaataatagttaatatatatatatatacatattatcaattttttattcacataaatTCTCGTTTCTTTATGCTTCTTAAGACTTAATAAAATAGCTGGTCACATTATAGTAAGGAAACAAGATGAAGATAGTAAAGAtggtatttttaagaattttaactgtcaaaagttattgaaagataaataatgaaagtgGATTAGAAACTTCAGTCTCAAACTGATAATGTTAGTCACGTTATCTCATTTGACAATCACGAATGATAAACACAAAACatggctatttttattatacgaaTATTGAATCGGTTATATGCCGAGCAAATTATGTAGTCCCGAACCTGCGCAATGCATGAGCGAGTGAAGGGCGTGAGGTGGCGGAGGGGGGCGATCGCCGGACTCACGCTCGCCCGCAGAAACGCCGTCTTTCAACACAATTATATTGTtactttatgtaatataacaaatgaaTATCAATAATTAACGATTCCATAAAAGTTCCTCCAGATGAGCAGTGTGCCTAAACGCTATTCGTGTTATCATTAAAATGGAGGGTAGTCGCAAAATCCTGTAGAAAAAGGGACAAGTACGTATTGATAATTAATGGAGCTACTCTGGTACTCTGTAAATTCCAATAGAATAGATATTTCGATGTAGATCTCTCCATATGTGAATCGCTGATATCGCCAAGGGATAGCGCGGTACAAAAACTCAGCAGTCAAGTTGAGGTCgactattatatatagtagtgTACAGTGCTGTCTGTACTcgatattttgatattaagaaTACACTTCAATGGGTAACTTACTGGTGTGTGCGTCGTGGTAGAGTCCGTTATGCATTTTTGCTGGTGAGTCCGTAGCGAGCTGTGAAGCGGTTACTGAGCGGGTCTGCAAAGTGCCTGTACGACCCGCTGGCGAGCCCGAAGATGGCTGGAATATaaagaaacataaaattaaacaaaatgcatttaaaattgtacgtGCCATTATAacagacaaaataaatataatctaaaaaagCTATCAAGTCTGTCGACTTTCAAAGGTAATTATAGCATATTAAAAGGTAACAAAACAATTGTATCCAAATGTAGTTTTATacctttgtatataaaaagtatatatagtaGTATCGAAGTTGGCTTGATATATTAGagcatcaaataaaaatattgagttGCAATATgcacattttatacaaaagccggaaattctttcaataaaaattgaaaaattttgcATGCATGTTGACCAATAAAGTTTTAGTAAAAGCTTTGCTTACGTTCACCTAAATTCTTATCTCGGCCgcataaaatattcacaacGATAACTAGATCTTCGATCAGCTATAACCAGTCATATAAACCGTGgtggataataataataaagcccatTTAATTTCCTATCATGGCAAAACGATAATATacagcttaatttttttacattttaaacattatttcatttatccTGTTGTATATCCTATATCTTAGCTAAATTATGACAGTGGTGGATATACCTTTGAATATTAGCAATAGGTGAAATATATACgagaaaatattatcaatcTATGAAGTATACCTCATCCAACAGTCTTCTAAGTCTTTGCAGTTGAGCTTCCAGCTGTCGGTTGTGTTCCTCGAGGATTTGCATGCGAGCCTCCAGCCGTCCCTTGTGTTGGCGAAGCAAGCGAGCCTCTGCCATCATGTCCTGTAAATGGAAATACAGAACTATTGGAgaggatttaaatataactcttACTATTTGGTAGAATATGCCtttatacatatgtaattcaattattaattttaaaatattattataccaaGAAGaacataatacattatttta
Proteins encoded:
- the LOC111000706 gene encoding cyclin-dependent kinases regulatory subunit-like, coding for MPADQIQYSERYSDDVYEYRHVILPQDIARLVPKSHLMTETEWRNLGVQQSPGWLHFMVHSPEPHVLLFRRPRTDVPTPVNNLESSSNSTVKV